One part of the Arabidopsis thaliana chromosome 1 sequence genome encodes these proteins:
- a CDS encoding Pentatricopeptide repeat (PPR) superfamily protein (Pentatricopeptide repeat (PPR) superfamily protein; LOCATED IN: mitochondrion; EXPRESSED IN: 21 plant structures; EXPRESSED DURING: 10 growth stages; CONTAINS InterPro DOMAIN/s: Pentatricopeptide repeat (InterPro:IPR002885); BEST Arabidopsis thaliana protein match is: mitochondrial editing factor 22 (TAIR:AT3G12770.1); Has 36640 Blast hits to 13575 proteins in 201 species: Archae - 0; Bacteria - 9; Metazoa - 54; Fungi - 45; Plants - 36058; Viruses - 0; Other Eukaryotes - 474 (source: NCBI BLink).), whose amino-acid sequence MTLAITSRLRRNFVFRRRNLESLLSPQCQKLINDLRSCRDTVEVSRIHGYMVKTGLDKDDFAVSKLLAFSSVLDIRYASSIFEHVSNTNLFMFNTMIRGYSISDEPERAFSVFNQLRAKGLTLDRFSFITTLKSCSRELCVSIGEGLHGIALRSGFMVFTDLRNALIHFYCVCGKISDARKVFDEMPQSVDAVTFSTLMNGYLQVSKKALALDLFRIMRKSEVVVNVSTLLSFLSAISDLGDLSGAESAHVLCIKIGLDLDLHLITALIGMYGKTGGISSARRIFDCAIRKDVVTWNCMIDQYAKTGLLEECVWLLRQMKYEKMKPNSSTFVGLLSSCAYSEAAFVGRTVADLLEEERIALDAILGTALVDMYAKVGLLEKAVEIFNRMKDKDVKSWTAMISGYGAHGLAREAVTLFNKMEEENCKVRPNEITFLVVLNACSHGGLVMEGIRCFKRMVEAYSFTPKVEHYGCVVDLLGRAGQLEEAYELIRNLPITSDSTAWRALLAACRVYGNADLGESVMMRLAEMGETHPADAILLAGTHAVAGNPEKSLDNELNKGRKEAGYSAIEIE is encoded by the coding sequence atgaCATTGGCGATTACGTCACGGCTCAGGCGCAATTTCGTGTTCCGTCGTAGGAATCTTGAATCGTTGTTGTCTCCACAATGTCAGAAACTTATCAACGATCTAAGGTCTTGCAGAGACACCGTCGAAGTTTCTCGAATTCATGGTTACATGGTGAAAACGGGACTCGACAAGGACGATTTCGCAGTGAGCAAGCTTCTTGCTTTTTCCTCTGTACTTGACATTCGATACGCTTCGTCGATCTTCGAGCATGTCTCCAACACTAATCTCTTTATGTTCAACACTATGATCAGAGGTTACTCGATTAGCGATGAGCCGGAGCGagcattttctgttttcaaccAATTGAGAGCTAAAGGTTTGACCTTGGACCGATTCTCGTTTATCACGACTCTTAAATCATGTTCTCGTGAATTGTGTGTTTCAATTGGTGAGGGATTGCATGGGATTGCTTTGAGATCTGGGTTTATGGTTTTTACTGATTTGAGGAATGCTCTTATACATTTTTACTGTGTTTGTGGAAAGATTAGTGATGCTCGGAaagtgttcgacgaaatgccgCAGAGTGTTGATGCTGTTACGTTTAGTACTTTGATGAATGGGTATCTTCAGGTTTCTAAGAAAGCGTTGGCTTTGGATTTGTTTAGGATTATGAGAAAAAGTGAGGTGGTCGTTAATGTCAGTACGTTGCTTAGCTTTCTTTCGGCTATTAGTGATCTAGGAGATTTGTCTGGAGCAGAATCTGCTCATGTGTTATGCATCAAGATTGGCCTTGATTTAGACTTGCATTTAATCACAGCTTTGATAGGGATGTACGGCAAAACTGGGGGTATCAGTTCAGCACGCAGGATCTTTGATTGCGCCATTCGAAAGGATGTTGTTACATGGAACTGTATGATAGACCAATATGCCAAAACGGGTCTCCTTGAAGAGTGTGTATGGCTACTGAGGCAGATGAAgtatgaaaaaatgaaaccgAATTCATCTACATTTGTTGGGCTGTTGTCTTCCTGTGCGTACAGTGAAGCAGCATTCGTAGGACGTACTGTTGCTGATCTATTGGAAGAGGAAAGAATAGCTTTGGATGCAATACTTGGAACTGCACTCGTTGATATGTATGCAAAAGTAGGATTGCTTGAAAAAGCTGTTGAGATTTTCAATAGAATGAAGGATAAGGATGTAAAGTCCTGGACCGCGATGATCTCGGGTTATGGAGCTCATGGACTAGCAAGAGAAGCAGTAACACTATTCAATAAGATGGAGGAAGAGAACTGCAAAGTGAGACCCAATGAGATTACCTTCTTGGTTGTGCTGAATGCTTGTAGCCATGGAGGGTTGGTAATGGAAGGAATCAGATGCTTTAAGAGGATGGTTGAGGCTTACAGCTTCACGCCCAAAGTTGAACATTATGGTTGTGTGGTTGATCTTTTAGGTCGAGCGGGGCAGTTAGAGGAAGCGTATGAGTTAATAAGGAACTTACCGATCACAAGTGATTCAACGGCTTGGCGTGCTCTGCTAGCTGCTTGTAGAGTATACGGGAATGCAGATTTGGGGGAAAGTGTGATGATGAGATTGGCTGAAATGGGTGAGACTCATCCGGCAGATGCAATTCTTCTAGCTGGGACACACGCTGTTGCAGGGAACCCAGAAAAATCATTAGATAATGAGTTGAATAAAGGGAGAAAAGAAGCTGGATACAGCGCCATTGAAATAGAATAG
- the FEZ gene encoding NAC (No Apical Meristem) domain transcriptional regulator superfamily protein (FEZ (FEZ); CONTAINS InterPro DOMAIN/s: No apical meristem (NAM) protein (InterPro:IPR003441); BEST Arabidopsis thaliana protein match is: NAC domain containing protein 94 (TAIR:AT5G39820.1); Has 2973 Blast hits to 2966 proteins in 76 species: Archae - 0; Bacteria - 0; Metazoa - 2; Fungi - 0; Plants - 2971; Viruses - 0; Other Eukaryotes - 0 (source: NCBI BLink).) gives MGDRNNDGDQKMEDVLLPGFRFHPTDEELVSFYLKRKVQHNPLSIELIRQLDIYKYDPWDLPKFAMTGEKEWYFYCPRDRKYRNSSRPNRVTGAGFWKATGTDRPIYSSEGNKCIGLKKSLVFYKGRAAKGVKTDWMMHEFRLPSLSEPSPPSKRFFDSPVSPNDSWAICRIFKKTNTTTLRALSHSFVSSLPPETSTDTMSNQKQSNTYHFSSDKILKPSSHFQFHHENMNTPKTSNSTTPSVPTISPFSYLDFTSYDKPTNVFNPVSCLDQQYLTNLFLATQETQPQFPRLPSSNEIPSFLLNTSSDSTFLGEFTSHIDLSAVLAQEQCPPLVSLPQEYQETGFEGNGIMKNMRGSNEDHLGDHCDTLRFDDFTSTINENHRHHQDLKQNMTLLESYYSSLSSINSDLPACFSSTT, from the exons ATGGGAGATAGAAACAACGACGGTGATCAGAAAATGGAGGATGTATTGTTGCCCGGATTTAGGTTTCATCCAACCGACGAAGAGCTCGTAAGCTTCTACCTGAAGCGGAAGGTTCAACACAACCCTCTCTCCATTGAGCTCATAAGACAACTCGATATCTACAAATATGACCCCTGGGATCTTCCAA AGTTTGCGATGACGGGTGAAAAAGAATGGTACTTTTATTGTCCAAGGGACAGGAAGTATAGGAACAGCTCGAGGCCAAACCGAGTGACCGGAGCTGGTTTTTGGAAAGCCACGGGAACGGACCGGCCGATATACTCGTCAGAAGGAAACAAATGCATAGGTTTAAAGAAGTCCTTAGTGTTCTACAAAGGAAGAGCAGCGAAAGGAGTTAAGACTGATTGGATGATGCATGAGTTTCGTTTGCCTTCTCTCTCCGAACCATCTCCTCCTTCTAAGAGATTCTTCGACTCTCCTGTCTCTCCCAAC GATTCATGGGCTATATGCAGAATCTTCAAAAAGACCAACACAACGACCCTAAGAgctctctctcactcttttgtttcctcGTTACCACCAGAAACAAGCACCGACACAATGTCTAACCAAAAGCAATCAAACACATACCATTTTTCTTCAGACAAGATCCTCAAACCTAGCTCTCACTTCCAGTTTCACCATGAGAATATGAACACTCCCAAAACTAGTAATAGTACAACTCCATCCGTTCCCACTATAAGTCCCTTCTCTTACTTGGATTTCACTTCATACGACAAACCCACCAACGTTTTCAATCCGGTTTCATGTTTAGACCAACAATACCTCACAAATCTCTTTCTTGCCACACAAGAAACACAACCTCAGTTTCCCAGGCTCCCCTCGTCAAATGAAATCCCATCGTTTCTGCTAAACACGTCTTCAGATTCGACCTTCTTGGGAGAATTCACGAGCCATATCGACCTCAGCGCAGTGTTGGCCCAAGAGCAATGTCCCCCGCTTGTAAGCCTACCACAGGAGTATCAAGAGACGGGATTCGAAGGAAATGGTATAATGAAGAACATGCGTGGTTCCAATGAAGATCATCTTGGTGATCATTGCGACACACTTCGGTTTGATGATTTCACTTCAACAATTAATGAGAACCATCGTCATCATCAAGACCTGAAACAGAACATGACATTGCTGGAGAGttattattcttctttatcGTCCATCAATAGCGATTTGCCAGCTTGTTTCTCCAGTACAACCTGA
- a CDS encoding FBD, F-box and Leucine Rich Repeat domains containing protein (FBD, F-box and Leucine Rich Repeat domains containing protein; CONTAINS InterPro DOMAIN/s: F-box domain, cyclin-like (InterPro:IPR001810), FBD (InterPro:IPR013596), F-box domain, Skp2-like (InterPro:IPR022364), Leucine-rich repeat 2 (InterPro:IPR013101); BEST Arabidopsis thaliana protein match is: FBD, F-box and Leucine Rich Repeat domains containing protein (TAIR:AT1G22000.1); Has 1858 Blast hits to 1416 proteins in 137 species: Archae - 0; Bacteria - 126; Metazoa - 320; Fungi - 122; Plants - 570; Viruses - 85; Other Eukaryotes - 635 (source: NCBI BLink).): protein MATSMGCLSCWSFFWDIIHDDEHISTVPETESCQINETRICAFPNDLLLQILHHVPTKEAVATSILSKRWRYVWPMVPRLEFKEDDSESVGWFIEKSLQLHKAPKLDSLVVELGPHCPVDVDVGKWVENVVNRGVKELDFNLLWTAEPTGFPKCLYTCNTLVDLSLSNKILVNVSSPVRLPSLLTLSLRFVVYKDEESLVSLLSSSPVLNCLKVDRHKDDNLTKFTVKVSTLKQLHYNTTRRKDGVEDEEDVVEENEVEDDDDDDDDDLNRSLVIDSPALEILRLRNVLDYCLIENISCLHIAKLGYVHNPDHKFLRSLSSVIHMYLYLTKPMVAWCNTIKFSRLLEFYFVPSNLVDWLEPLMYLLQNSPKLQILTIDTDSTCLPPSWNQPSSSTIPECLLSHLQIFRWGGYGGREDEK, encoded by the exons ATGGCCACATCTATGGGTTGCTTAAGTTGttggtcttttttttgggatatTATACACGACGATGAGCATATATCAACTGTTCCAGAAACCGAAAGTTGTCAGATAAACGAAACTAGAATCTGTGCTTTTCCTAACGATTTGCTCTTGCAGATCTTGCATCACGTCCCAACAAAAGAGGCAGTCGCCACTTCAATCTTGTCTAAACGATGGCGTTATGTCTGGCCGATGGTGCCTAGACTCGAATTCAAAGAAGATGACAGCGAGAGCGTGGGGTGGTTTATTGAAAAGTCATTGCAACTCCATAAGGCACCGAAACTAGATAGTTTGGTTGTGGAACTCGGTCCACATTGTCCTGTTGACGTAGATGTCGGAAAGTGGGTTGAGAACGTAGTTAATAGAGGTGTGAAAGAGTTAGATTTCAATCTCCTCTGGACCGCAGAACCCACAGGATTTCCTAAGTGCCTTTACACATGCAACACGCTCGTTGATTTAAGTCTATCCAACAAGATTCTAGTGAACGTTTCTTCCCCTGTTCGCCTACCATCTCTCTTAACTCTGAGTCTTCGCTTTGTGGTGTACAAAGACGAAGAATCTCTTGTTAGCCTTTTATCAAGCTCCCCTGTTCTCAACTGCCTGAAGGTGGATCGACATAAGGATGACAACTTGACAAAATTTACCGTGAAAGTATCTACCTTGAAACAGTTACATTATAATACTACTCGGCGGAAGGATGGGGTAGAGGATGAGGAAGACGTGGTAGAGGAAAATGAGgtagaggatgatgatgat gatgatgatgatgatctcaATAGATCCTTGGTAATAGATTCCCCTGCATTAGAAATTTTACGCTTACGTAACGTTTTGGACTATTGCTTGATAGAGAATATTTCTTGCCTTCATATAGCAAAACTCGGCTATGTTCATAACCCCGATCACAAGTTTCTGagatctctttcttctgtCATACATATGTACTTGTATTTGACCAAGCCAATG GTTGCGTGGTGTAACACCATCAAGTTCTCTCGGCTCTTggagttttattttgttccaAGCAATTTGGTAGATTGGTTGGAACCACTTATGTATTTGCTTCAAAATTCTCCTAAACTACAAATTCTTACGATTGACACT GATTCTACGTGTCTCCCACCTTCATGGAACCAGCCGAGTTCTTCTACTATTCCCGAATGCTTGTTGTCTCATTTACAGATCTTTAGGTGGGGAGGCtatggaggaagagaagatgagaaataA
- a CDS encoding Ribosomal protein L34e superfamily protein (Ribosomal protein L34e superfamily protein; FUNCTIONS IN: structural constituent of ribosome; INVOLVED IN: translation, ribosome biogenesis; LOCATED IN: ribosome, nucleolus, chloroplast; EXPRESSED IN: 25 plant structures; EXPRESSED DURING: 15 growth stages; CONTAINS InterPro DOMAIN/s: Ribosomal protein L34e, conserved site (InterPro:IPR018065), Ribosomal protein L34e (InterPro:IPR008195); BEST Arabidopsis thaliana protein match is: ribosomal protein L34 (TAIR:AT1G69620.1); Has 959 Blast hits to 959 proteins in 320 species: Archae - 70; Bacteria - 0; Metazoa - 301; Fungi - 143; Plants - 198; Viruses - 0; Other Eukaryotes - 247 (source: NCBI BLink).), whose product MVQRLVYRSRHSYATKSNQHRIVKTPGGKLVYQTTKKRASGPKCPVTGKRIQGIPHLRPSEYKRSRLSRNRRTVNRAYGGVLSGSAVRERIIRAFLVEEQKIVKKVLKLQKAKEKVAPKA is encoded by the exons ATGGTGCAGCGTCTTGTTTACCGGTCGCGACACAGCTACGCCACCAAATCGAACCAGCACCGTATCGTCAAGACTCCAG GAGGTAAATTGGTGTATCAAACCACAAAGAAGAGAGCTAGTGGCCCCAAATGTCCTGTTACTGGCAAGCGTATTCAAGGA ATCCCTCACTTGAGGCCCTCTGAGTACAAGAGGTCAAGATTATCAAGAAACAGGAGGACTGTAAACCGAGCATACGGTGGAGTCTTGTCTGGTTCTGCAGTCAGGGAAAG GATCATTCGGGCATTCCTTGTCGAAGAGCAAAAGATTGTGAAGAAAGTGTTGAAACTCCAAAAGGCTAAGGAGAAAGTAGCCCCCAAGGCTTAa
- a CDS encoding FBD, F-box and Leucine Rich Repeat domains containing protein, which yields MATSMGCLSCWSFFWDIIHDDEHISTVPETESCQINETRICAFPNDLLLQILHHVPTKEAVATSILSKRWRYVWPMVPRLEFKEDDSESVGWFIEKSLQLHKAPKLDSLVVELGPHCPVDVDVGKWVENVVNRGVKELDFNLLWTAEPTGFPKCLYTCNTLVDLSLSNKILVNVSSPVRLPSLLTLSLRFVVYKDEESLVSLLSSSPVLNCLKVDRHKDDNLTKFTVKVSTLKQLHYNTTRRKDGVEDEEDVVEENEVEDDDDVDEVEDDEEGVVEEVDVGEVEEDDDDDLNRSLVIDSPALEILRLRNVLDYCLIENISCLHIAKLGYVHNPDHKFLRSLSSVIHMYLYLTKPMVPITYLRSSSFPCCLAN from the coding sequence ATGGCCACATCTATGGGTTGCTTAAGTTGttggtcttttttttgggatatTATACACGACGATGAGCATATATCAACTGTTCCAGAAACCGAAAGTTGTCAGATAAACGAAACTAGAATCTGTGCTTTTCCTAACGATTTGCTCTTGCAGATCTTGCATCACGTCCCAACAAAAGAGGCAGTCGCCACTTCAATCTTGTCTAAACGATGGCGTTATGTCTGGCCGATGGTGCCTAGACTCGAATTCAAAGAAGATGACAGCGAGAGCGTGGGGTGGTTTATTGAAAAGTCATTGCAACTCCATAAGGCACCGAAACTAGATAGTTTGGTTGTGGAACTCGGTCCACATTGTCCTGTTGACGTAGATGTCGGAAAGTGGGTTGAGAACGTAGTTAATAGAGGTGTGAAAGAGTTAGATTTCAATCTCCTCTGGACCGCAGAACCCACAGGATTTCCTAAGTGCCTTTACACATGCAACACGCTCGTTGATTTAAGTCTATCCAACAAGATTCTAGTGAACGTTTCTTCCCCTGTTCGCCTACCATCTCTCTTAACTCTGAGTCTTCGCTTTGTGGTGTACAAAGACGAAGAATCTCTTGTTAGCCTTTTATCAAGCTCCCCTGTTCTCAACTGCCTGAAGGTGGATCGACATAAGGATGACAACTTGACAAAATTTACCGTGAAAGTATCTACCTTGAAACAGTTACATTATAATACTACTCGGCGGAAGGATGGGGTAGAGGATGAGGAAGACGTGGTAGAGGAAAATGAGgtagaggatgatgatgatgtagaTGAGGTAGAGGATGATGAGGAAGGTGTGGTTGAGGAAGTTGACGTAGGTGAGGTagaggaggatgatgatgatgatctcaATAGATCCTTGGTAATAGATTCCCCTGCATTAGAAATTTTACGCTTACGTAACGTTTTGGACTATTGCTTGATAGAGAATATTTCTTGCCTTCATATAGCAAAACTCGGCTATGTTCATAACCCCGATCACAAGTTTCTGagatctctttcttctgtCATACATATGTACTTGTATTTGACCAAGCCAATGGTACCGATTACATATCTCCgatcctcttcttttccttgttGCTTAGCCAActaa
- a CDS encoding Ribosomal protein L34e superfamily protein (Ribosomal protein L34e superfamily protein; FUNCTIONS IN: structural constituent of ribosome; INVOLVED IN: translation, ribosome biogenesis; LOCATED IN: ribosome; EXPRESSED IN: 25 plant structures; EXPRESSED DURING: 15 growth stages; CONTAINS InterPro DOMAIN/s: Ribosomal protein L34e, conserved site (InterPro:IPR018065), Ribosomal protein L34e (InterPro:IPR008195); BEST Arabidopsis thaliana protein match is: ribosomal protein L34 (TAIR:AT1G69620.1); Has 937 Blast hits to 937 proteins in 311 species: Archae - 67; Bacteria - 0; Metazoa - 288; Fungi - 137; Plants - 198; Viruses - 0; Other Eukaryotes - 247 (source: NCBI BLink).) — protein sequence MVQRLVYRSRHSYATKSNQHRIVKTPGGKLVYQTTKKRASGPKCPVTGKRIQGIPHLRPSEYKRSRLSRNRRTVNRAYGGVLSGSAVRERFVVHLT from the exons ATGGTGCAGCGTCTTGTTTACCGGTCGCGACACAGCTACGCCACCAAATCGAACCAGCACCGTATCGTCAAGACTCCAG GAGGTAAATTGGTGTATCAAACCACAAAGAAGAGAGCTAGTGGCCCCAAATGTCCTGTTACTGGCAAGCGTATTCAAGGA ATCCCTCACTTGAGGCCCTCTGAGTACAAGAGGTCAAGATTATCAAGAAACAGGAGGACTGTAAACCGAGCATACGGTGGAGTCTTGTCTGGTTCTGCAGTCAGGGAAAGGTTTGTTGTCCATCTTACTTGA
- a CDS encoding FBD, F-box and Leucine Rich Repeat domains containing protein, giving the protein MATSMGCLSCWSFFWDIIHDDEHISTVPETESCQINETRICAFPNDLLLQILHHVPTKEAVATSILSKRWRYVWPMVPRLEFKEDDSESVGWFIEKSLQLHKAPKLDSLVVELGPHCPVDVDVGKWVENVVNRGVKELDFNLLWTAEPTGFPKCLYTCNTLVDLSLSNKILVNVSSPVRLPSLLTLSLRFVVYKDEESLVSLLSSSPVLNCLKVDRHKDDNLTKFTVKVSTLKQLHYNTTRRKDGVEDEEDVVEENEVEDDDDVDEVEDDEEGVVEEVDVGEVEEDDDDDLNRSLQNSAMFITPITSF; this is encoded by the exons ATGGCCACATCTATGGGTTGCTTAAGTTGttggtcttttttttgggatatTATACACGACGATGAGCATATATCAACTGTTCCAGAAACCGAAAGTTGTCAGATAAACGAAACTAGAATCTGTGCTTTTCCTAACGATTTGCTCTTGCAGATCTTGCATCACGTCCCAACAAAAGAGGCAGTCGCCACTTCAATCTTGTCTAAACGATGGCGTTATGTCTGGCCGATGGTGCCTAGACTCGAATTCAAAGAAGATGACAGCGAGAGCGTGGGGTGGTTTATTGAAAAGTCATTGCAACTCCATAAGGCACCGAAACTAGATAGTTTGGTTGTGGAACTCGGTCCACATTGTCCTGTTGACGTAGATGTCGGAAAGTGGGTTGAGAACGTAGTTAATAGAGGTGTGAAAGAGTTAGATTTCAATCTCCTCTGGACCGCAGAACCCACAGGATTTCCTAAGTGCCTTTACACATGCAACACGCTCGTTGATTTAAGTCTATCCAACAAGATTCTAGTGAACGTTTCTTCCCCTGTTCGCCTACCATCTCTCTTAACTCTGAGTCTTCGCTTTGTGGTGTACAAAGACGAAGAATCTCTTGTTAGCCTTTTATCAAGCTCCCCTGTTCTCAACTGCCTGAAGGTGGATCGACATAAGGATGACAACTTGACAAAATTTACCGTGAAAGTATCTACCTTGAAACAGTTACATTATAATACTACTCGGCGGAAGGATGGGGTAGAGGATGAGGAAGACGTGGTAGAGGAAAATGAGgtagaggatgatgatgatgtagaTGAGGTAGAGGATGATGAGGAAGGTGTGGTTGAGGAAGTTGACGTAGGTGAGGTagaggaggatgatgatgatgatctcaATAGATCCTTG CAAAACTCGGCTATGTTCATAACCCCGATCACAAGTTTCTGa